Proteins encoded together in one Kutzneria kofuensis window:
- a CDS encoding DNA alkylation repair protein, whose amino-acid sequence MTDTTVAEVMAELAALEDPKARAVNEKHGDDHGVNLGKLRAVAKRLKTRQDLSVELWATGDTAARLLALLICRPKAFSRDELDAMLREARRPKVHDWLVNYVVKKSPHAESLRLAWFDDPDPVVAGAGWALTTERVAKKPAGLDLAGLLDVIESELKGAPDRLQWAMNHCLAQIGIEHPEHRARAVAIGERLEVLKDYPTPPNCTSPYAPVWIAEMVSRQG is encoded by the coding sequence ATGACCGATACGACCGTGGCCGAGGTGATGGCCGAGCTCGCCGCGCTCGAGGACCCGAAGGCCCGGGCCGTCAACGAGAAGCACGGTGACGATCACGGCGTCAATCTCGGCAAGCTGCGCGCGGTCGCCAAGCGTCTCAAGACACGGCAGGATCTCTCCGTCGAGCTCTGGGCGACGGGCGACACCGCGGCCCGGCTGCTGGCCCTGCTGATCTGCCGCCCCAAGGCGTTCTCCCGTGACGAGCTCGACGCCATGCTGCGCGAGGCCCGCCGGCCCAAGGTCCACGACTGGCTCGTCAACTACGTGGTGAAGAAGAGCCCACACGCGGAATCGCTGCGCCTGGCCTGGTTCGACGACCCCGATCCCGTCGTCGCCGGCGCGGGTTGGGCCCTGACCACCGAACGTGTCGCGAAGAAGCCCGCGGGGCTCGACCTCGCGGGCCTGCTCGACGTCATCGAGTCGGAGCTGAAGGGCGCCCCGGATCGTTTGCAGTGGGCCATGAACCACTGCCTGGCCCAGATCGGCATCGAGCACCCCGAGCATCGCGCCCGTGCCGTCGCCATCGGCGAGCGCCTTGAGGTGCTCAAGGACTATCCGACGCCGCCGAACTGCACGTCTCCATACGCCCCCGTCTGGATCGCCGAGATGGTCAGTCGCCAGGGCTAG
- a CDS encoding VOC family protein produces MARVTGIGGVFLRARDAAALRAWYAEHLGIDGGDWGGKQFEWTAGGSTTWAVFDADSEHLGDRGQGFMVNFRVDDLDAMLARLRAAGAQVDDKVEDTDFGRFGWAHDIEGNRFELWQPPAGQ; encoded by the coding sequence ATGGCAAGAGTCACTGGTATCGGCGGGGTTTTCCTTCGAGCACGGGACGCCGCGGCGTTGCGTGCCTGGTACGCCGAGCATCTCGGCATCGACGGCGGCGACTGGGGCGGCAAGCAGTTCGAGTGGACCGCGGGCGGCTCGACGACCTGGGCCGTCTTCGACGCCGACTCCGAGCACCTCGGCGACCGCGGCCAAGGGTTCATGGTCAACTTCCGGGTGGACGACCTGGACGCGATGCTGGCGCGGTTGCGGGCGGCCGGCGCGCAGGTCGACGACAAGGTCGAGGACACCGACTTCGGCCGCTTCGGCTGGGCCCACGACATCGAGGGCAACCGGTTCGAGCTCTGGCAGCCCCCGGCCGGCCAGTAG
- a CDS encoding SRPBCC domain-containing protein, which yields MDDIQREITINAPADRVWGLVSQAGWWIGDGDRSRQTRRREADDIDVVVDPTYGTFRIRTEKAEPHSYVSYRWLDDGNERATTLVEFWLSEADGVTTLKVVESGFVSAEHREGNIKGWRMQLDVAKAECER from the coding sequence GTGGACGACATCCAGCGCGAGATCACCATCAACGCCCCGGCCGACCGGGTATGGGGCCTGGTCAGCCAGGCCGGGTGGTGGATCGGCGACGGGGATCGCAGCCGGCAGACCCGGCGGCGCGAGGCCGACGACATCGACGTCGTGGTGGACCCGACGTACGGCACCTTCAGGATCCGCACGGAAAAGGCCGAGCCGCACAGCTACGTGTCGTACCGTTGGTTGGACGACGGCAACGAGCGGGCGACCACGCTCGTCGAGTTCTGGCTCAGCGAGGCCGACGGGGTGACCACGCTGAAGGTCGTCGAGAGCGGCTTCGTGTCCGCCGAGCACCGGGAGGGCAACATCAAGGGGTGGCGCATGCAGTTGGACGTCGCGAAGGCCGAATGTGAGCGTTGA